The Nitrospiraceae bacterium genome segment GGGCTTGAATAAATATGATTCATTTTACGAATGTTTCAAAATATTACGAGAGGCAGGCCGCTATCAAGAACATCACCTTTTCAATAGAAAAAGGAGAGATGGCATTTATAACAGGCCCTAGCGGAGCAGGAAAAACAACACTGCTCAAGATCATCTATCTCTCAGAAAAACCTGATGAAGGAAGAGTAACTGTCGCTGACTGGGATCTGAAAAAACTCAAGGAATCCAGCATTCCTTTCCTTAGAAGAAACATTGGAGTTGTTTTTCAGGATTTCAGGCTGCTGGATAACAGAAATGTTTTTGAAAATGTTGCCATGACATTAAGGATACGCGGCATCGTGGAAGAAGAAGTAAGAGAGCGGGTTATGGAAATGCTCAGGGTCGTAAACCTCAGACATAAGGCAGAGGCATATCCGCAGACTTTGTCGGGAGGAGAACAGCAGAGAATTGTGATTGCGCGCGCAATTATTGGAGAGCCGACAATCCTCCTTGCCGACGAACCCACGGGCAATCTTGATCCTGACACAGCAGCCGGAATTGCACAGCTCTTCAAGGAAATAAGTTTTAAAGGAACAACAATTATCGTTGCTACACATAATAGAGATCTATACACTAACAGCGGCAGAAAATTGATAAGACTTGAAGGCGGCAAAATCGTATCTGAGGGGATTGGGTAATGTACCTTCTTTATTCTTTAAAACTTGCAATACAGAGTCTTTTACGGGAAAAATGGATAAATTTTCTCTCTGTGCTTACAATTGCTACCGGTCTTTTTATAATTGCCATAACCTTCTTTGCTGTGTATAACATGAATCTCGCAACTAAGAAGCTCCCTGAAAAATTCTCTGTAATGATTTATCTGAGCAAAGACCTTCCTGAAAAAGAAGCGGAGAATATAATATTATCCTTGAAGAAGAACTCTGCCATAGAAAGTGTCAGATATATATCAAAAGACAAGGCGCTTGAGGACATGAAAGGCATTCTCAAAAATGCAGATTTTGTGCTTGAGGGCCTGAACGAGAACCCGCTTCCCGCCTCAATCGAGATAAGGCTCCGCAAGGAATCTGTTGATATTGCAAGCGTTAAAAAACTTACTGCTGACATTAAAAAAATAAATGGCATTGAAGACGTTGAGTACGGCGAGAAGTTTTTAAACTCGCTTCATTCAATAAAAGCTGCTGTTGAAATGCTCAGCCTTATAATCATAATAATAATGTGTTCAGGAATTATATTCGTCTGTTACAGCACAGTTAAAATTATGTTCTACAGAAGAAAAGAAGAGATCGAAACCTATAAGCTTCTGGGCGCAACAAGGGGGTTCATACGAGCGCCTTTTCTGATTGAGGGCGCTGCAATTGGATTGGCAAGCGGCGTAGCAACCTTGTTTGCCGCACTTCTTTTTGATTATGCACTATTCAATAAACTTGTAAAAATAATGCCTATCTTTAATATAGCAGTTTTTCCATCAGAGATATTTATAGCGCTGCCGTTTGCAGGGTTTGTGCTAGGGATTGGCGGCGCTCTAATAGCGCTCGGAAGAGTAAGGTTTTCCTGAGGTAAATGCAGAACCCTATTTTCAGAATTAAAACACTTGTATTGCTGGTATCCTGTTTTATATTCTTCGCAGTATTGTCCATATCAACAGATATTTTAGCCAAGGATCCGAAAGAACAATACAAAAAAATTCAGCGTGATATTGAAACCCGCAAAGAGAAAATCGAGAGAACAAAGAAACTTGAACATTCAATTCTCGGCGAGCTTGAAAGAATAAACAAAGAACTGAACGATATACAGGTAGAATTAAAAAAATACAGAATCAGGCTGAAGGAAACTTCTACAGAAATAAAAAAAGTTGAATCGGAAGTATCCGTTAACAAGGAAAAACTTCAGACACAAAACGAGTGGCTCAAAAGAAAACTCCGCGTTATGCAGAGGTATGGATATTCAGGCGATGTAATGATAATGCTTTCGACCTCAGAAGATTTATCACAGCTTTTCAGAAGATGGCGCTATATAAAAGCGCTGGCATTATATGACCATACAATGCTTGAAAGCTACAAAAACACTCTTAAAAACCTTAATGAGCAAGAAAACAGACTCAAGCAGCTGCATGCTGATCTGAAGAAAACCGAGGAAAAAATTCAACAGAACGAATCAGAAGTCTCGAAGATGAAACATGGCAAGGAAACCCTTCTTGCTTCAGCCAGAAATGAAAAAGCCTCGCATGAAATAATGCTGAAGGAATTAAAAGAATCAGCCAAAAAGCTTCTCGAGATAATTAAAAAATCAGAAGAAACAATCTCCTATTCTGCAACAGGATTCCATGCTTTGAGAGGCAGACTGCCATGGCCTGTCATCGGCAAAGTAATACTTCCATACGGCACGCAAAAAGACCCTCAATTCAAGATCGCTGTTTTCAGAAATGGGATACATATAAAAGCAGAGGAAGATTCTAATGCAAAGGCTGTTTATAAAGGTAAAATTGCTTATTCTGAATGGGTTAAAGGATATGGACAGCTTGTAATAATAAATCACGGCGATGGTTATCATACCCTTTATGCAAATTTATCAGAGACTTTTCATAAAGTTGGCGATATAATAAAAGAACAACAGCCTATTGGCGTAGTTGGCGAGTCAGGAACCCTGACTATGACAAATTTATATTTTGAAATAAGATACAAAGGCAAACCTCTTGATCCTTTGCAGTGGTTGAAAAAAAGATAACTCCACACAAAACTAGAGGTTAATACTGGAGGTTAATAGAAAATGAGCTTTAAAAAACCTGTTCTGATATGGGCACTGA includes the following:
- the ftsE gene encoding cell division ATP-binding protein FtsE, which codes for MIHFTNVSKYYERQAAIKNITFSIEKGEMAFITGPSGAGKTTLLKIIYLSEKPDEGRVTVADWDLKKLKESSIPFLRRNIGVVFQDFRLLDNRNVFENVAMTLRIRGIVEEEVRERVMEMLRVVNLRHKAEAYPQTLSGGEQQRIVIARAIIGEPTILLADEPTGNLDPDTAAGIAQLFKEISFKGTTIIVATHNRDLYTNSGRKLIRLEGGKIVSEGIG
- a CDS encoding ABC transporter permease; this encodes MYLLYSLKLAIQSLLREKWINFLSVLTIATGLFIIAITFFAVYNMNLATKKLPEKFSVMIYLSKDLPEKEAENIILSLKKNSAIESVRYISKDKALEDMKGILKNADFVLEGLNENPLPASIEIRLRKESVDIASVKKLTADIKKINGIEDVEYGEKFLNSLHSIKAAVEMLSLIIIIIMCSGIIFVCYSTVKIMFYRRKEEIETYKLLGATRGFIRAPFLIEGAAIGLASGVATLFAALLFDYALFNKLVKIMPIFNIAVFPSEIFIALPFAGFVLGIGGALIALGRVRFS
- a CDS encoding peptidoglycan DD-metalloendopeptidase family protein → MQNPIFRIKTLVLLVSCFIFFAVLSISTDILAKDPKEQYKKIQRDIETRKEKIERTKKLEHSILGELERINKELNDIQVELKKYRIRLKETSTEIKKVESEVSVNKEKLQTQNEWLKRKLRVMQRYGYSGDVMIMLSTSEDLSQLFRRWRYIKALALYDHTMLESYKNTLKNLNEQENRLKQLHADLKKTEEKIQQNESEVSKMKHGKETLLASARNEKASHEIMLKELKESAKKLLEIIKKSEETISYSATGFHALRGRLPWPVIGKVILPYGTQKDPQFKIAVFRNGIHIKAEEDSNAKAVYKGKIAYSEWVKGYGQLVIINHGDGYHTLYANLSETFHKVGDIIKEQQPIGVVGESGTLTMTNLYFEIRYKGKPLDPLQWLKKR